A single Polyodon spathula isolate WHYD16114869_AA chromosome 6, ASM1765450v1, whole genome shotgun sequence DNA region contains:
- the lca5 gene encoding lebercilin isoform X1 yields the protein MHSPRSNKLHEDNQEKERSPHSHRSTDRNSDQLMADRKSTMGDGERTRTRECNHNLHYEKNSDSYYSDDYDHDSYESDHSHSGSRTPSPRRTEHMKWIPSSPAHKQGLKKKVPRNLTNKTRRLQNWGFRSQSLNKEPMPKDLDLVTKRVLSARLLKINELKNEMSEQQLRLEELQKENKVLRRLQHRQEKALNKFEDTESEIAQLISSHSNEVRTLRERLRKSQEKERTAERRFKDSDEELYRTKSSLQKLRKLAEDKQLAERDELARKMAQADARLEYSDRRIKDLEKNLELSHSSFQRQLAAERKKAHEAQEEAKSLQGELERLNHKLKEKERELDTKNIYANRMLKLSPKKDTDITPRNKAPNRNATKGVQTDKNLLAIEFPPPPPAVTDETVDPEEVDYFSLKDKSHQAVQGRATDSGPSVRKTLQRKIIKDQENKERETAERLRVAKERQEREKEREEKLRRDQEQHALEDKAKRLREEWEREEMERKRRENELYQQQQEERVRKLTDQEQQSLEEERRKKDLLLARMREVDLETQGTNIFSDLSSTKPATHSQADQTQKILKFSESVNNLHSGIPSQGSSDSIKKLDSSGRRAIKTVDSSEDLTFGSYAPSFGKTSGRTGLSSKKSESPEVKDKDNFDTTFGNNKKSNLMQQLFGASSNADIPTLEILNLPAPSKTSQDTGGAFPWEKSSPAKKKDNYTFFNVGKTPSANMGQPHIAADRPAIRAINSLEDEIEELIL from the exons ATGCATTCCCCAAGATCGAACAAGTTGCATGAGGACAACCAAGAAAAAGAAAGGAGCCCGCACTCTCATAGGAGCACCGACCGAAACAGCGACCAGCTGATGGCAGACCGCAAGAGCACTATGGGAGACGGGGAGAGGACTAGAACCCGGGAATGCAATCACAACTTGCATTACGAAAAGAACAGTGATTCCTATTATTCAGACGATTACGATCACGACTCCTATGAATCTGATCATTCCCATTCAGGATCCAGAACTCCCAGCCCCAGGAGGACAGAGCACATGAAATGGATCCCCAGCAGCCCAGCTCATAAACAAG GACTGAAGAAGAAAGTCCCAAGAAACCTCACAAACAAGACCAGGAGGCTGCAGAATTGGGGTTTCCGCTCCCAGAGCCTGAACAAGGAGCCCATGCCGAAGGACCTGGACCTGGTGACTAAACGCGTGCTGTCTGCACGGCTTCTGAAGATAAACGAACTGAAGAACGAGATGTCGGAGCAGCAGCTGCGCTTGGAGGAGCTGCAGAAGGAGAACAAGGTGCTGCGCCGGCTGCAGCACCGGCAGGAGAAGGCCCTCAACAAGTTTGAGGACACGGAGAGCGAGATTGCTCAGCTCATATCCAGCCACAGTAATGAAGTGCGCACGCTCAGGGAGCGGCTGCGCAAGTCGCAGGAGAAGGAGCGCACCGCTGAAAGGCGGTTCAAGGATTCAGACGAGGAGCTGTATCGCACCAAGTCCTCCCTGCAGAAACTACGCAAGCTGGCTGAGGACAAGCAGCTAGCTGAGCGGGATGAGCTGGCCCGAAAAATGGCCCAGGCGGACGCACGGCTGGAATACAGCGACAGGAGGATTAAG GATCTGGAGAAAAACCTGGAGTTGAGCCACAGTAGTTTTCAGAGGCAGCTTGCAGCAGAGAGGAAGAAAGCACACGAAGCTCAGGAGGAGGCCAAAAGCTTGCAGGGCGAACTGGAGCGACTCAACCACAAACTCAAG GAAAAAGAAAGAGAACTTGATACAAAAAACATCTACGCTAATCGAATGTTAAAACTATCTCCTAAGAAAGACACTGACATCACCCCAAGAAATAAAG CACCAAACCGGAACGCTACAAAAGGAGTGCAGACTGATAAGAACTTGTTGGCCATTGAGtttcctcctccacctcctgcTGTTACTGATGAGACAGTAGATCCAGAAGAAGTTGATTATTTTTCATTGAAG GATAAGAGTCATCAAGCTGTACAGGGCAGAGCAACAGACTCTGGTCCATCAGTCAGAAAGACACTACAGCGCAAAATTATAAAG GACCAAGAGAACAAGGAGAGGGAGACAGCGGAGCGCCTGCGAGTGGCCAAGGAGAGGCAGGAgcgggagaaggagagagaggagaaactgaGGAGGGACCAGGAACAGCATGCACTGGAGGACAAAGCCAAGAGGCTCAGGGAAG AGTGGGAGAGGGAAGAAATGGAACGAAAGAGGAGAGAAAATGAGCTGtaccagcagcagcaggaggagaggGTGAGGAAGCTGACAGACCAGGAACAGCAGAGCCTGGAGGAGGAGCGGCGCAAGAAGGACCTGCTCTTGGCCAGGATGAGGGAGGTCGACCTCGAGACCCAGGGCACTAATATCTTCTCAGATCTCTCCAGCACCAAACCAGCCACCCACTCTCAGGCAGACCAAACACAGAAAATCTTAAAGTTCTCTGAGTCGGTGAACAACCTCCATAGCGGCATTCCATCTCAGGGAAGCAGCGACTCCATCAAGAAGCTTGACTCTTCCGGTCGCAGAGCCATCAAGACTGTGGACTCCAGCGAGGACCTCACTTTTGGCAGCTACGCTCCTTCTTTTGGGAAGACATCCGGAAGGACTGGGCTCTCCAGCAAAAAGAGTGAAAGCCCTGAAGTGAAGGACAAGGACAACTTTGACACCACTTTCGGGAATAACAAGAAATCAAATCTGATGCAACAGTTGTTTGGTGCCAGTTCCAATGCCGACATCCCTACTTTAGAAATTTTGAATCTGCCTGCACCAAGCAAGACCTCTCAGGACACCGGTGGAGCCTTCCCGTGGGAGAAAAGCAGCCCAGCCAAGAAGAAAGATAACTATACATTCTTTAATGTGGGCAAAACACCAAGCGCCAACATGGGCCAGCCACACATTGCAGCAGACAGACCTGCAATAAGGGCCATCAATTCTTTAGAGGATGAAATAGAAGAACTTATACTTTAA
- the lca5 gene encoding lebercilin isoform X2 — protein sequence MHSPRSNKLHEDNQEKERSPHSHRSTDRNSDQLMADRKSTMGDGERTRTRECNHNLHYEKNSDSYYSDDYDHDSYESDHSHSGSRTPSPRRTEHMKWIPSSPAHKQGLKKKVPRNLTNKTRRLQNWGFRSQSLNKEPMPKDLDLVTKRVLSARLLKINELKNEMSEQQLRLEELQKENKVLRRLQHRQEKALNKFEDTESEIAQLISSHSNEVRTLRERLRKSQEKERTAERRFKDSDEELYRTKSSLQKLRKLAEDKQLAERDELARKMAQADARLEYSDRRIKDLEKNLELSHSSFQRQLAAERKKAHEAQEEAKSLQGELERLNHKLKEKERELDTKNIYANRMLKLSPKKDTDITPRNKAPNRNATKGVQTDKNLLAIEFPPPPPAVTDETVDPEEVDYFSLKDQENKERETAERLRVAKERQEREKEREEKLRRDQEQHALEDKAKRLREEWEREEMERKRRENELYQQQQEERVRKLTDQEQQSLEEERRKKDLLLARMREVDLETQGTNIFSDLSSTKPATHSQADQTQKILKFSESVNNLHSGIPSQGSSDSIKKLDSSGRRAIKTVDSSEDLTFGSYAPSFGKTSGRTGLSSKKSESPEVKDKDNFDTTFGNNKKSNLMQQLFGASSNADIPTLEILNLPAPSKTSQDTGGAFPWEKSSPAKKKDNYTFFNVGKTPSANMGQPHIAADRPAIRAINSLEDEIEELIL from the exons ATGCATTCCCCAAGATCGAACAAGTTGCATGAGGACAACCAAGAAAAAGAAAGGAGCCCGCACTCTCATAGGAGCACCGACCGAAACAGCGACCAGCTGATGGCAGACCGCAAGAGCACTATGGGAGACGGGGAGAGGACTAGAACCCGGGAATGCAATCACAACTTGCATTACGAAAAGAACAGTGATTCCTATTATTCAGACGATTACGATCACGACTCCTATGAATCTGATCATTCCCATTCAGGATCCAGAACTCCCAGCCCCAGGAGGACAGAGCACATGAAATGGATCCCCAGCAGCCCAGCTCATAAACAAG GACTGAAGAAGAAAGTCCCAAGAAACCTCACAAACAAGACCAGGAGGCTGCAGAATTGGGGTTTCCGCTCCCAGAGCCTGAACAAGGAGCCCATGCCGAAGGACCTGGACCTGGTGACTAAACGCGTGCTGTCTGCACGGCTTCTGAAGATAAACGAACTGAAGAACGAGATGTCGGAGCAGCAGCTGCGCTTGGAGGAGCTGCAGAAGGAGAACAAGGTGCTGCGCCGGCTGCAGCACCGGCAGGAGAAGGCCCTCAACAAGTTTGAGGACACGGAGAGCGAGATTGCTCAGCTCATATCCAGCCACAGTAATGAAGTGCGCACGCTCAGGGAGCGGCTGCGCAAGTCGCAGGAGAAGGAGCGCACCGCTGAAAGGCGGTTCAAGGATTCAGACGAGGAGCTGTATCGCACCAAGTCCTCCCTGCAGAAACTACGCAAGCTGGCTGAGGACAAGCAGCTAGCTGAGCGGGATGAGCTGGCCCGAAAAATGGCCCAGGCGGACGCACGGCTGGAATACAGCGACAGGAGGATTAAG GATCTGGAGAAAAACCTGGAGTTGAGCCACAGTAGTTTTCAGAGGCAGCTTGCAGCAGAGAGGAAGAAAGCACACGAAGCTCAGGAGGAGGCCAAAAGCTTGCAGGGCGAACTGGAGCGACTCAACCACAAACTCAAG GAAAAAGAAAGAGAACTTGATACAAAAAACATCTACGCTAATCGAATGTTAAAACTATCTCCTAAGAAAGACACTGACATCACCCCAAGAAATAAAG CACCAAACCGGAACGCTACAAAAGGAGTGCAGACTGATAAGAACTTGTTGGCCATTGAGtttcctcctccacctcctgcTGTTACTGATGAGACAGTAGATCCAGAAGAAGTTGATTATTTTTCATTGAAG GACCAAGAGAACAAGGAGAGGGAGACAGCGGAGCGCCTGCGAGTGGCCAAGGAGAGGCAGGAgcgggagaaggagagagaggagaaactgaGGAGGGACCAGGAACAGCATGCACTGGAGGACAAAGCCAAGAGGCTCAGGGAAG AGTGGGAGAGGGAAGAAATGGAACGAAAGAGGAGAGAAAATGAGCTGtaccagcagcagcaggaggagaggGTGAGGAAGCTGACAGACCAGGAACAGCAGAGCCTGGAGGAGGAGCGGCGCAAGAAGGACCTGCTCTTGGCCAGGATGAGGGAGGTCGACCTCGAGACCCAGGGCACTAATATCTTCTCAGATCTCTCCAGCACCAAACCAGCCACCCACTCTCAGGCAGACCAAACACAGAAAATCTTAAAGTTCTCTGAGTCGGTGAACAACCTCCATAGCGGCATTCCATCTCAGGGAAGCAGCGACTCCATCAAGAAGCTTGACTCTTCCGGTCGCAGAGCCATCAAGACTGTGGACTCCAGCGAGGACCTCACTTTTGGCAGCTACGCTCCTTCTTTTGGGAAGACATCCGGAAGGACTGGGCTCTCCAGCAAAAAGAGTGAAAGCCCTGAAGTGAAGGACAAGGACAACTTTGACACCACTTTCGGGAATAACAAGAAATCAAATCTGATGCAACAGTTGTTTGGTGCCAGTTCCAATGCCGACATCCCTACTTTAGAAATTTTGAATCTGCCTGCACCAAGCAAGACCTCTCAGGACACCGGTGGAGCCTTCCCGTGGGAGAAAAGCAGCCCAGCCAAGAAGAAAGATAACTATACATTCTTTAATGTGGGCAAAACACCAAGCGCCAACATGGGCCAGCCACACATTGCAGCAGACAGACCTGCAATAAGGGCCATCAATTCTTTAGAGGATGAAATAGAAGAACTTATACTTTAA